A window of Kribbella sp. NBC_00382 genomic DNA:
GACGATGTGCGCCGCCGCCTTGCCGAAGAACTCGGCGTCAGCCCCAGCGCGGCGCTCTCCGAGGCCCACGCGGAGTTGCTCCGCGAGCCGCGCTCGGCCAGAGCACCGTTCCACGACCGGCCGAAGTCCGGCGAACTGGTGATCGGCAGCCATGAAGCGATCATCACCCTCCCCGAGGTCCGGGCCCTGCTCGCCGAGATGCGGGTCCAGCACCCTGAGCTGACCATCAAGGTCCGCCACCTCGACTTCGTCGAACAGGTGACCGCCCTGCCCCAGGGCCAGGTCGACGTCATCGTCGCCTTCCTCCCCGTCCCACCCGGCGTTCCGGTGCAGGCCATCGGAACCGGAACCCGTGCAGTTGCTGTCAGCAACCACCACGAACTCGCCACCCGCGACCACCTCCTGATCGCGGACCTGAAGGGCCACAAAGTGGTCAGCCTCTCCCCCAGCGTCCACCAGGAGTACCGCGACTTCTGGGCCGTGGACCCGCGCCCCGACGGCACCCGCGTCGACTTCACCGACGATGAGGTCACCAACCTCGAAGAACTCTTCTCAGCCGTTGCCCTAGGCCCCAACATCACCGTGGTCCCCGCCGCCTGCCGAGACCTCTACCCCCGACCCGACATCGCCTACATCGACGTCCTCGACATGGCCCCCATCACCGTCGCCCTCGCCTGGCTCCCCGGTCCCGACCGCCCAGCCCTGACGGCCCTCATCGAGGAAGCCGCCCGCCTCTCCACGGGACTCAGCTCGCCGGGCGCCTGACCCAGCGGGCGCGCGTTCTTGCGCCACTGGGTGTCCGGCAGGATCAGCGACCCGCTGTCAGCGGCTGGACAGCGTTGTCGATCTCCAGCTCGATCAGGCGCTGGGCCTCGATCGTCTGGTGGTCGAAGACCCCGGTCAGTTCGAGGCTGACGATCCCGTGTACCCGTGACCAGACCAGGATGGCCGCGGTGGCCGCCAACGGCGTGGTGTCCGGCCGCTCCTGCGACTGCGCCCAGTGCCGCAGCTGCCCGTCGAGCGCGCGGTCTCCGGTCGTACCGGGTGCCCGGGCCGCATCCTGGATGGCGACCAGCAGGTCGATGAGCAGCGCCATCGCCTGGTCGAGCGGCGTCTGCACACGCGACTGGCCGGGCGAGTCGTCCGCGCGCTCGGCGAAGAGCATGCCGTAGCGCCGCCGGTGCCGCAGCGCCCACTCCCGGTAAGCCTCGACCAGCAGCCGCACCCGCGCCCGCGGAGCTCGCCGGCTGCCCTCGACGGCTTGGCTCATCGCATCGGCCAACTGCTGGTACGACAGCGTCACCAGGTGCTCGATCAGGGCGTCGCGGGAGGCGAAGTACCGGTAGACGGCCGGCGCCGACATCGCCATGCTGCGCCCCAGCGCCGCGATCGTCAGCGCGTGCACACCGTCGGCATCGATGATCGCGAACGAGGTGTCCTCGATCTCCCGCAGCGTCTGCGCGCGCAGCCGTTCACGCCGGCTCACCTGCGGCTGGTTGGTCATCTTCGCAGCGTAACGCATCCATTCGGTTGACGAACTGCAACGTCTCGGTTCATAGTTACGGTCATTAACTCTGCGATGCTTCATTACTCAACTCCCTCGCACCTCCCCCCTAGAGAGCGAACGCACATGTCGCACCACACAGCCGCCCCGCGGACGACGATCGCTCGCTGGGTAGGTCCGGCGTTCATCGCCGCCGCCGCGATCTACGTCGTCGCCGAGGCGATCGTCGCCAGCGCCTGGGACCGGCGGCCGTACAGTTACGTCGACGACTACGTGAACTTCCTCGGCAGCAGGTTCACCGAAGACTTCCGCGGCTACACCATCTCCTCACCTTTGTGGTGGCTGATGGACATCGCCTGGGCCCTGACCGGCGTACTCGTCGCCGCGGCCGTGATCAGCCTCAGCCGCCGGCTCAGCGGATGGCGGCGCAGCACCATCACCGCCCTCGGAATCGCGCAGGCGGTCGCCCTCATCTTGTTCGCAGTCTTCCCGCTCGGCCAGGACACCGTCGACAACGGAACACTCGCGCTCTACCTGATCGGGGCATTCCTCTCGATCATCGCGGGCAACTGCCTCGCCATCGTCACCGGGCTTTCACGCCGGCTACTCGGCCTCCCCCGCTGGCTCGGGACCGCCAGCATCACCCTGGGCGCTATCGGACTGGTGAACATCCCCGCCACCTACGGCTGGGTGCCCACCGGCATCGCCGAGCGCATCTCCCTCTACAGCTACCTCCTCTGGGTTCTGACAACCGGCATCGCCATCCTCCGGACCAGCAGCCCCGCCGGCCTTCCCGTCGCGGTTGAGGCGAGCACGGTCGTCACCGAGGCAGTACTACCGGGCAAGGTGGAGCCATCGGGGATCACCCTCGTGCAGCGCGAGCTACCAGCACCCACCGCAGGCCAGGCCCGGGTGCGGATCGAGTCGACCGGCGTCTCCTTCGCCGAGAGCGCCATGCGCCGCGGCCGGTACTTCGGACAGCCACCGTTCCCCTTCGTACCCGGCTACGACCTGGTCGGCGTCGTCGAGGCAGTCGGCCCGGGCGAGGACCAGTCCCTGGTCGGCCGCCGAGTGGCAGCACTAACCAAGACCGGTGGCTGGGCAACAGCCGCACTACTGCCGGTCGCGGAACTCGTACAGGTTCCCCACGGAATCAGCGCCGCCGAGGCAGAGACGCTGATCGTCAACGGGCTGACGGCGTACCAGATGCTCTACCGCACCGCCAAGGTCAGCGCTGGGCAGACGATCCTGGTACTCGGCGCCAGCGGTGGCGTCGGCACGATCCTGGTGCAGTTGGCGCGGCAGGTGGGTGCCCAGGTGATCGGCACTGCCAACCCCCGGCACCATGACGCGTTGCGAGCGCTCGGAGTGCAGCCGGTCGACTACCGGGACCCTGAGCTTGTCGACCGCATCCGGGAGCTCGCGCCCGACGGCGTGGACGCCGTGTTCGATCACCTCGGCGGCGCGAGTGTGAACACGTCATACGGACTGCTCAACCGCACCGGCACCCTGGTCTCGTACAGCATCGCGGGCAAGCTCGACGACAAGTTGCCCGTGATCATGTACTTCCTGCCGCTGTTGGCCAAGCTGGCGTTCTGGAACTACCTGCCCAGCGGCAGACACGCGAGCTTCTTCGACATCTGGGCGGGCTCGGGCAAGCCGGGAACACCCAAGCGCGAGCAGTTCCGGCGGCAGATCCGGACCGACCTCACGGAGGTCTTCGGGTTGCTCAGCGACGGCGTCCTGACCGCGCAGATCGCCGCCCGTTATCCCCTGGCCGAGGTGGCCGCGGCGGTGAAGCTGTCCGAGTCGTCCGACCGCACGGCCCTCGGCAAGATCCTGCTGATGCCCGATTGGCCGGAGTCGGACACGCCGGGCAATTGACCTCGGACGGCAGTTCGGCGGAGGATTCACCGAAGCATTGAAACGATTCATGAGGTGGGGCTATGGACATCCGCGGTGGACGGCGAGTGCGGGCACGTGGACTGTTGCTGCTGGCCCCCATGCTGGCGGTGTTATTGACCCCGCTGACCGCCACGGCCGCGTTGGCACCTCAGCCGGCCTCGGTCTCGACGATCGTGAACGGTGATGCAGCCGGGCCGACCGTGCGGTTCGTGCCTTCCGGCGATGCCGTCGACGCGCACGACGGGGAGATCCAGAAGTTCGGGTCGCGGTACTACCTGTACGGAACCAGCTACGGCTGCGGCTTCGAGTGGCAGCAGCCGGGCACCCCGTTCTGCGGGTTCAAGTCGTACAGCTCGACCGACCTGGTCCATTGGACCGACGAGGGCTTCCTGTTCGACGCGACCACGAGCAGCTGGCAGCAACGGTGCAGCGGCTCGACGTACGGGTGTTACCGCCCGCATGTCCTCTACAACCGGACCACCCGCAAGTACGTGCTGTGGATCAACTCGTACGACGTCGGCGTCGGGTACCACGTCTTCACCGCGGACCGGCCGAACGGGCCGTTCGCCGAGCAGGCGATCCCGAAGCTTGCCGTCAACAACGACATCCCGCCCGGCGTCAACAACGGCGACCACGACCTGTTCCGCGACACCGACGGTACTGCGTACCTGGCATACACCGACTGGCGCGTCGGCGGCGAAATCGTGGTCGAGAAGCTGGACCCGACGTACCGCACCGGGACCGGCCAGTTCACCCGGCTCGGCGTGCAGTCCACCGAGGCGCCGTCGATGTTCAAGCGCGACGGCAGCTACTACGTGACGCTGTCCGACCCAAACTGCGGCTACTGCACCACCGGTACGTCGTACTTCCGCGCCGCCACTCCCCTGGGTCCGTGGCAGGGGTCCACCTCCGACGCGGCGTGGCAGGTCCAGGACCAAGCACTGCAGATCACCGGCGGCGGCGTCGGACTGTCCAAGGGTGGCCAGCAATGGAGTGACTACGACCTGTCGTTCCGGGCAGTCCCCCAGCAGACCGGCGGAGGCGGCAGCTATGCCCAAGCCGGCTGGACCTTCCGCGCCACCGACACCGGTACCGGGTACGTCTGGATGCTCGGCAACTATCCGCATCCCGGCGCCGAAGGCGGCAGTCTCACCAAGGCCGTCTTCCGGAACGGATCGGTGCAGAGGCTGGAGATCGTGAAGACGCCGATGCCGATCACCGGCGGTCAGTCCTACCAGGTGCGGACCCAGATCGAAGGCTCGACGATCCGGACCTGGGTGAACGGCACCTTGATCGACACGACCACGGACACCTCGTACGCCGCCGGGCGGATCGGCTTCCGCGAGAGCGGCGGCAACGACACCGAGAGCGCCCGCTTCGACGACGTTCGGGTGCTGGCACCGGACGGAACGGTGTTGCTGGCCGACGACTTCGCCGGCGACCTGTCGGCTTGGTTGCCGCCAGCAACCACCGTGCACGGCGTGAAGATCAGCTCGGACTCCTGCGGCGGCCAGCCGGCCGACGTCGCCGAGTTGCCGACGCCGGACGGCCCGATCTACCTCTACCAGAGCGACCGCTGGAACGATCGCGCGCCGAACGAGGCGTTGGCCACCCATCAGTGGGAGCCGCTGCGATTCCGCGCCGACGGATCCATCGAACCGCTCCAGTGCGGCACCAGCTACGACCTCGACGTCAGCGACACCGTTCGTTCCCGTGCACAGGTCCGCGGTATCTCGGCCGGAGATGTCGGCTTCCACTCGTACTGCGATGTCGCGGGCGAGATCACCCGGGCGCAGACCTTCACGATCGCCGCCGCCGGCAACCTGAAGCCGGTCTCCTACACCACCTTCCAATCCGGCCATCCCAACGCGCCACTGACCCTCGAGGTGACCCGGACCGACGCCCAGGGCAACCCTGGCGCGGTGGTGGCGAGCCGCACGGTCGCGCCCGCAGACGTGAGCTGGTCACCGTCCCGGGTCACTGTCTCAATGCCGGCGCATGTGCGAGCCGCCGCCGGTGAACGCTTCGCGATCGTCGTCAAGAGCACGACCACCACCGGCTGTTACGGCCTGGCCTACAACGATGGCGACCCGTTGGCCGGTGGCAATGCGCTCTACAGCAACGACGGCGGAGCAAGTTGGCGGCCGGAGCCTTCCCGCGACCTACGCATCGACCTGTCCTGATCGTCAGGCCTGTTTGTAGACGCCGACCTCCGCGATGGACAGCGGACCGCTCTGGTTTTCGAGTTGGATGCGGACGTACCGGCCGGAGGCGCCTGCGAAGTTGAGTGTCGTGGGAGTGCCAGCGGTACCGGCCTGGCGTTTGGCGGTGACTCCGGGGCCGGTGCGAGCGGTGGCCAGGTCCTGGGCGGTGATGGGGTTGTCGGAGACGATCACCCAGAAGTCGCTCAGACGGGAGCCGAAACCGCCGTCGGTCCGGTTGTAGACCTCGACGTCGCCGATCGGGGCCGAAGCACCGAGATCGACCTGCCACCAGGCTTCCTTGGCGTCGACGGTGGTGTGGGTGACGGAGTTGTTGAAGTAGTTGCCGTCCGTGTTGCCATCGACGGCCCGGGCCGCGTCGCCGTCGTAGTCGGTGGAGATCTGAGTGGCCGGCTTGTTCAGGGCGAGATTGCCCGGACGGACGGGATCACTGATCAGTTCGGCGCTCAGGTACTCATGCGACAGCGGGTCGCGGTACTTCACGTGGACCAGTTCCACCGGCCCGGCGGCGATATCGAGCCCGGCTAGGTTGAGGTCAACCCCGCCGTCGCTCCTGACCGTGAACGGAACAGCCCGGCCCTTGGGGGTCTTCGCCCAGACCACCGGGTTGTTCAGATTCGGCACTCTCAGGAGATCCTTGTCCCTGGGCCGCTTGAACAAGAACACGTTCATCGTGGCGTCCTTGAAGGTGGTCGCCGCGAGAGGACTCGGCCTGATCGGTCCACCCCGGGTGCCGTAGATCGCCGCACCGTAGGCCTTCATCCACTGACCGACCTCGGCCAGCCGGTCGCGCTGCGGCTTGTCCACCTCGCCGGACGGCTTCGGCCCCACGTTGAAGAGCAGGTTCCCGTCACCGGTCGCCGTCGAGATCACCGTCTTGACGATCGTCTCCAGCGACTTCACCGACTCGTTCGGCCGCCAGGACCACTGGTCGCCGATCGTGATGCACGATTCCCAGGCTCGCGCCACGTCGAACGCACCGACCCGCTGCTCGGGAGTCGAGTAGTCACCGGCCAGCGTCGGCAGCGGGTCCGCCCAGCCGAGCGCGTACCCGCGATTGTTGATCAGCAGGCCTGGCTGGAGGTTGCGGGGTACGGAGTGGAAAGTCGGCGGGTGGTAGACGCTCAGGTCTGTCGGTGCGATCCCGTCGTACCAGAGGAAGGAGATGTCGCCGTAGTCGCTCATGAGCTGCCTGAGGTGACTCATCATGTAGTCGTAGTACTCGTCGTTCTTGCCCGCGACGATCAGCGGATTCGTCCAGTCCCAGCCGGAGTAGTACAGGCCGAACTCGATCCCGCGGGAGCGGCAGGCGATCGCGACCTCGTCGACCAGATCACGCTTCGACTTGCCCAGCGGAGTGGTCGCGAAGTCCGGATAGAACGACTTGGCGAAGTTGCTCGCCCGGAACATCGGGAAGCCGTCATGGTGCTTGCTGGTCAGCACCAGGTACTTCATCCCGGCCGACACGGCGACGTCGGCCAGGTCCTCGGCCCAGCCCTTCGCCGGCAGGAACGACTTGTACGCCACGTCGTACACCGGATCGAACAGCTTGGTCGGATCGTTGTACGGCGACGTCGTCTCGTCCGTCTTGCCGGCCCGGTACGCCTCCCGCCCCCAGCCGGTCTCCCGCCCGGTCAGGCTGGCCGGCCCGAAATGCACGAACAACCCGAACCGCAGCCTCGCGAGCGCCTCCTGCGCATCGACTCGCTGCCCCGTCGCCTGGTCCATGACCGGCGCGGCGTGGGCCTGGGTGCCTGCCGAACCGAGCAAAGTGGCGGCAACACCGACAGCGGGCGCGCCGACCAGGATCGAACGGCGTCGTAAGCCTCGGGCGGGAGAATCAGATTCCGGCATTGAAGTGGCCTTTCAGTCGCGGGCGGCGAGTCACTCAAAATCGGATACGATATTGGAAATTAGAAGCTGCGTGGCCTGCTGTCAATGGCCAGAGCAGGAGGAGACCGTGCGCGAACAAGACCCGGGCCCGGCGCGGACGTTGCGCCCCGCGCCCCGCCTGATGCTGCGCGAGAGCGTCTACGAGTCGCTCAAACGCTTACTGATGGACAACGCCCTGGAGCCCGGCGCCCGCCTGTCGATCGACGGCCTGGCCCGCGAGCTAGAGGTGTCCCAAACCCCCGTCCGCGAAGCCCTCTTCCGCTGCGAAGCCGAAGGCCTGGTGGTCCGCCGTCCCAACGCCGGCTACCTGGTCGCCCCACTCCTAGGCCGCGACGCCCTCCTGAACCTCTACGACCTCCGCCTCCTCCTGGAACCCGCCGCCGCAGCCCGAGCCGCCGCCAACGCGACAACCCAAGACCGCCAAGCTATCGACGACGCCGTCCAGGCCATGGCCCCCGCCGTCCACGGCGACACCTACCGGGCATACCGAGACTTCGCCGACGAAGACGCCAAACTCCACACCACCATCGCGATCGCCAGCGGCAACCCCCTGATCGCCGAAACCCTCGACCGCCTCCACGCCCACATCCACTCGTACCGCCTGTACTTCCGCCACGGCATCGCCGAGGTAACCACCACCGAACACCAAGCAATAGCCGACGCCATCCACACCCAAAACCAACCGGCCGCCGAACAGGCCATGCGAACCCACCTAGAAAACTCCCGAACCCGCCTCCTAACCGCCTACGACCAGACCTAACGGGCAAAACTCGCCACGCCACCTCCTCCGTCGCGCGAAACTTTGCCCATGAGAATCCTGCTTCGGGTCAAACCGGGAGCCTCCCGCACCAGCGTCGGCGGCCGCTACGACGGCC
This region includes:
- a CDS encoding alpha-L-fucosidase, whose product is MPESDSPARGLRRRSILVGAPAVGVAATLLGSAGTQAHAAPVMDQATGQRVDAQEALARLRFGLFVHFGPASLTGRETGWGREAYRAGKTDETTSPYNDPTKLFDPVYDVAYKSFLPAKGWAEDLADVAVSAGMKYLVLTSKHHDGFPMFRASNFAKSFYPDFATTPLGKSKRDLVDEVAIACRSRGIEFGLYYSGWDWTNPLIVAGKNDEYYDYMMSHLRQLMSDYGDISFLWYDGIAPTDLSVYHPPTFHSVPRNLQPGLLINNRGYALGWADPLPTLAGDYSTPEQRVGAFDVARAWESCITIGDQWSWRPNESVKSLETIVKTVISTATGDGNLLFNVGPKPSGEVDKPQRDRLAEVGQWMKAYGAAIYGTRGGPIRPSPLAATTFKDATMNVFLFKRPRDKDLLRVPNLNNPVVWAKTPKGRAVPFTVRSDGGVDLNLAGLDIAAGPVELVHVKYRDPLSHEYLSAELISDPVRPGNLALNKPATQISTDYDGDAARAVDGNTDGNYFNNSVTHTTVDAKEAWWQVDLGASAPIGDVEVYNRTDGGFGSRLSDFWVIVSDNPITAQDLATARTGPGVTAKRQAGTAGTPTTLNFAGASGRYVRIQLENQSGPLSIAEVGVYKQA
- a CDS encoding TetR/AcrR family transcriptional regulator; the protein is MTNQPQVSRRERLRAQTLREIEDTSFAIIDADGVHALTIAALGRSMAMSAPAVYRYFASRDALIEHLVTLSYQQLADAMSQAVEGSRRAPRARVRLLVEAYREWALRHRRRYGMLFAERADDSPGQSRVQTPLDQAMALLIDLLVAIQDAARAPGTTGDRALDGQLRHWAQSQERPDTTPLAATAAILVWSRVHGIVSLELTGVFDHQTIEAQRLIELEIDNAVQPLTAGR
- a CDS encoding BTAD domain-containing putative transcriptional regulator; the protein is MSLGILGALRVQVDGQAVPAKRPAVRNLLGALLLHTGQTPSAARVIELGWGPDGCSSGSLHTTVSRLRDWLQKECGPEATVTWDGHGYRLELPHSEDDFAKYQQLVLAPRAADPLDRAQALHHALDLWRGPLFADGPEWIRTDPLVRRWEESRISLVLELADAALQAGRPEFALDQLEQLASELPYDERVHARLLTILLASGRRADALRRYDDVRRRLAEELGVSPSAALSEAHAELLREPRSARAPFHDRPKSGELVIGSHEAIITLPEVRALLAEMRVQHPELTIKVRHLDFVEQVTALPQGQVDVIVAFLPVPPGVPVQAIGTGTRAVAVSNHHELATRDHLLIADLKGHKVVSLSPSVHQEYRDFWAVDPRPDGTRVDFTDDEVTNLEELFSAVALGPNITVVPAACRDLYPRPDIAYIDVLDMAPITVALAWLPGPDRPALTALIEEAARLSTGLSSPGA
- a CDS encoding GntR family transcriptional regulator, whose protein sequence is MREQDPGPARTLRPAPRLMLRESVYESLKRLLMDNALEPGARLSIDGLARELEVSQTPVREALFRCEAEGLVVRRPNAGYLVAPLLGRDALLNLYDLRLLLEPAAAARAAANATTQDRQAIDDAVQAMAPAVHGDTYRAYRDFADEDAKLHTTIAIASGNPLIAETLDRLHAHIHSYRLYFRHGIAEVTTTEHQAIADAIHTQNQPAAEQAMRTHLENSRTRLLTAYDQT
- a CDS encoding family 43 glycosylhydrolase; translated protein: MDIRGGRRVRARGLLLLAPMLAVLLTPLTATAALAPQPASVSTIVNGDAAGPTVRFVPSGDAVDAHDGEIQKFGSRYYLYGTSYGCGFEWQQPGTPFCGFKSYSSTDLVHWTDEGFLFDATTSSWQQRCSGSTYGCYRPHVLYNRTTRKYVLWINSYDVGVGYHVFTADRPNGPFAEQAIPKLAVNNDIPPGVNNGDHDLFRDTDGTAYLAYTDWRVGGEIVVEKLDPTYRTGTGQFTRLGVQSTEAPSMFKRDGSYYVTLSDPNCGYCTTGTSYFRAATPLGPWQGSTSDAAWQVQDQALQITGGGVGLSKGGQQWSDYDLSFRAVPQQTGGGGSYAQAGWTFRATDTGTGYVWMLGNYPHPGAEGGSLTKAVFRNGSVQRLEIVKTPMPITGGQSYQVRTQIEGSTIRTWVNGTLIDTTTDTSYAAGRIGFRESGGNDTESARFDDVRVLAPDGTVLLADDFAGDLSAWLPPATTVHGVKISSDSCGGQPADVAELPTPDGPIYLYQSDRWNDRAPNEALATHQWEPLRFRADGSIEPLQCGTSYDLDVSDTVRSRAQVRGISAGDVGFHSYCDVAGEITRAQTFTIAAAGNLKPVSYTTFQSGHPNAPLTLEVTRTDAQGNPGAVVASRTVAPADVSWSPSRVTVSMPAHVRAAAGERFAIVVKSTTTTGCYGLAYNDGDPLAGGNALYSNDGGASWRPEPSRDLRIDLS
- a CDS encoding zinc-binding dehydrogenase, which produces MSHHTAAPRTTIARWVGPAFIAAAAIYVVAEAIVASAWDRRPYSYVDDYVNFLGSRFTEDFRGYTISSPLWWLMDIAWALTGVLVAAAVISLSRRLSGWRRSTITALGIAQAVALILFAVFPLGQDTVDNGTLALYLIGAFLSIIAGNCLAIVTGLSRRLLGLPRWLGTASITLGAIGLVNIPATYGWVPTGIAERISLYSYLLWVLTTGIAILRTSSPAGLPVAVEASTVVTEAVLPGKVEPSGITLVQRELPAPTAGQARVRIESTGVSFAESAMRRGRYFGQPPFPFVPGYDLVGVVEAVGPGEDQSLVGRRVAALTKTGGWATAALLPVAELVQVPHGISAAEAETLIVNGLTAYQMLYRTAKVSAGQTILVLGASGGVGTILVQLARQVGAQVIGTANPRHHDALRALGVQPVDYRDPELVDRIRELAPDGVDAVFDHLGGASVNTSYGLLNRTGTLVSYSIAGKLDDKLPVIMYFLPLLAKLAFWNYLPSGRHASFFDIWAGSGKPGTPKREQFRRQIRTDLTEVFGLLSDGVLTAQIAARYPLAEVAAAVKLSESSDRTALGKILLMPDWPESDTPGN